The following are encoded together in the Kribbella sp. CA-293567 genome:
- a CDS encoding DUF427 domain-containing protein yields the protein MSDKPVKIPGPDHPITVVKNPDRVVVKVAGQVIADSRDALSLQEADYPATQYIPRKNVDLTQLQRTEQETYCPYKGDANYFSIPAGGDATANSVWTYENPYDAVAEIRDHVAFYPDRVSIEIVAD from the coding sequence ATGTCTGACAAGCCGGTCAAGATTCCTGGTCCCGACCACCCGATCACGGTCGTGAAGAACCCCGATCGCGTGGTGGTGAAGGTCGCCGGTCAGGTGATCGCGGACAGCCGGGACGCCCTGTCGCTGCAGGAGGCGGACTACCCGGCGACGCAGTACATCCCGCGCAAGAACGTCGATCTGACCCAGCTCCAGCGCACCGAGCAAGAGACCTACTGCCCCTACAAGGGCGACGCCAACTACTTCAGCATCCCGGCCGGCGGCGACGCGACGGCGAACTCGGTCTGGACCTACGAGAACCCGTACGACGCGGTGGCCGAGATCCGCGACCACGTCGCCTTCTACCCCGACCGGGTCTCGATCGAGATCGTCGCCGACTGA
- a CDS encoding metallophosphoesterase: protein MTATYAVSDIHGHPEKLAAALHEAGLTDVDGNWSGEDARLWVLGDFFDRGPDGIGVLALVRRLVAQAEAGQGEVRVLLGNHEILALGMRKFGDTFVPHEGITSRSFERSWALNGGQDRDQELLTDDDVAWLLDQPLLGLDADHLLMHSDTEEYLGWGDSIDEINAAISAELHTGDITVWWEIWRRLTSRYAFRGEEGPVVAAELLGRLGGRRIVHGHSIVADQLGIAPAYLTGPLLYANGLVLGIDGGAFDGGPCLVVKLLPI from the coding sequence ATGACCGCGACGTACGCGGTGAGTGACATCCACGGCCACCCGGAGAAGCTCGCCGCGGCGCTGCACGAGGCGGGCCTGACCGACGTCGACGGCAACTGGTCCGGCGAGGATGCCAGGCTCTGGGTGCTGGGCGACTTCTTCGACCGCGGGCCGGACGGCATCGGCGTACTGGCTCTGGTCCGCCGGCTGGTGGCGCAGGCCGAGGCGGGTCAGGGGGAGGTCCGGGTGCTGCTCGGCAACCACGAGATCCTGGCGCTCGGGATGCGGAAGTTCGGCGACACCTTCGTCCCGCACGAGGGCATCACCTCGCGCAGCTTCGAACGCAGCTGGGCGCTGAACGGTGGCCAGGACCGCGACCAGGAGCTGCTCACCGACGACGACGTCGCCTGGCTGCTGGACCAGCCGCTGCTCGGGCTGGACGCCGATCACCTGCTGATGCACTCCGACACCGAGGAGTACCTCGGCTGGGGTGACTCGATCGACGAGATCAACGCGGCCATCTCGGCCGAACTGCACACCGGCGACATCACCGTCTGGTGGGAGATCTGGCGTCGCCTGACCTCGCGTTACGCGTTCCGCGGCGAGGAAGGCCCGGTGGTCGCCGCCGAACTGCTCGGCCGGCTCGGTGGCCGCCGGATCGTGCACGGCCACAGCATCGTGGCCGACCAGCTCGGCATCGCACCGGCGTACCTGACCGGGCCGCTGCTGTACGCCAACGGGCTGGTGCTCGGCATCGACGGCGGCGCCTTCGACGGCGGGCCCTGCCTGGTGGTCAAACTACTGCCGATCTGA
- a CDS encoding GNAT family N-acetyltransferase, with product MSYLSRVDDYLHAAPLSGATGQQVGPFTLFRSTTIWPYYARPIPGTGATIGSEDLAKLRARCEELELPMALEWVVETCPSLGPAATEAGLEVHEYPLLVLERADFTPVATSLDCRILPASPDVLRQARAVASVGFGASGTAVGDDGIEARDRAAAELPEETVATLIERAEAGVSVTAGVFGEQGLLASGLHQPVGATSEIVGVATLPAMRRQGLGAAVTSCLVEHALAHGVELVLLSAESDAVAAVYERVGFRRIGRAGAVESAV from the coding sequence ATGTCCTATCTCTCGCGCGTCGACGACTACCTGCACGCGGCCCCACTGTCCGGCGCGACCGGGCAGCAGGTCGGGCCGTTCACGCTGTTCCGGTCCACCACGATCTGGCCGTACTACGCCCGCCCGATCCCGGGAACCGGTGCCACCATCGGCAGCGAGGACCTGGCGAAGCTGCGGGCGCGCTGCGAAGAGCTCGAGTTGCCGATGGCCCTCGAGTGGGTGGTCGAGACCTGTCCCTCGCTCGGCCCGGCGGCGACCGAGGCCGGCCTGGAGGTGCACGAGTATCCGTTGCTGGTGCTGGAGCGGGCCGACTTCACCCCGGTCGCGACCTCCCTCGACTGCCGGATCCTGCCCGCCTCCCCCGACGTACTGCGGCAGGCGCGCGCGGTCGCCTCGGTGGGTTTCGGGGCGTCCGGTACAGCGGTCGGCGACGATGGGATCGAAGCCCGTGACCGCGCCGCCGCCGAGCTGCCGGAGGAGACCGTCGCGACCCTGATCGAGCGGGCCGAAGCCGGTGTGTCGGTCACGGCCGGTGTCTTCGGCGAGCAGGGTCTGCTGGCCAGTGGTCTGCACCAGCCGGTCGGCGCCACCAGCGAGATCGTCGGTGTCGCGACCCTGCCGGCGATGCGCCGCCAGGGCCTGGGTGCCGCCGTCACCAGTTGCCTGGTCGAGCACGCCCTCGCCCACGGTGTCGAGCTGGTCCTGCTGTCCGCCGAGAGTGACGCGGTGGCCGCTGTCTACGAGCGGGTCGGATTCCGGCGGATCGGCCGTGCGGGCGCCGTCGAATCCGCCGTTTAG
- a CDS encoding Nramp family divalent metal transporter → MYAPAPLRRQLNRSGLLMLGPAFVAAVAYVDPGNFATNVAAGATYGYLLCWVVVGANLMAVLVQYLAAKASIATGLTLPQLCRAHFRRSTSTGLWAQAELVAIATDLAEVVGGAIALNLLFGIPLLLGGAITGAVSFALLIYQSQRGQRPFEAAIVGLLAVVLIGFVVSTVQSQPSAAGIVGGLVPRLDGTQSLVLAAGMLGATVMPHAIWLHGALVTDRHGKSIRSEKGKQRVLRATRLDVAVAMALAGAVNLAMVVLAAAALKGSGADSLDAAHAAIGDRLGELAALLFALALLASGFASSSVGTYAGSVILDGFWKRHVPLAVRRLITLAPALLILAIGIDPSRALVVSQVVLSFGIPCALWPLVRLTASRRVMGDLVNRLPTTLTACLVATAVTALNVVLIVLTLRG, encoded by the coding sequence ATGTATGCACCGGCACCGCTGCGGCGACAGCTGAATCGCTCGGGTCTGTTGATGCTCGGCCCTGCCTTCGTGGCAGCGGTCGCGTACGTCGACCCGGGCAACTTCGCCACGAACGTCGCCGCCGGCGCGACGTACGGCTACCTGCTCTGCTGGGTGGTCGTCGGCGCGAACCTGATGGCCGTCCTGGTCCAGTACCTCGCGGCCAAGGCGAGTATCGCGACCGGGCTGACGCTGCCGCAGTTGTGCCGGGCGCACTTCCGCAGGTCCACCTCGACCGGCCTGTGGGCCCAGGCCGAGCTGGTCGCGATCGCGACCGACCTGGCCGAGGTGGTCGGTGGCGCCATCGCGCTGAACCTGCTGTTCGGGATCCCGCTGCTGCTCGGCGGCGCGATCACCGGAGCGGTCTCGTTCGCCTTGCTGATCTACCAGTCCCAACGGGGACAGCGGCCGTTCGAGGCGGCGATCGTCGGACTGCTCGCCGTCGTACTGATCGGGTTCGTGGTCTCGACGGTGCAGTCGCAGCCGTCCGCCGCCGGCATCGTCGGCGGTCTGGTGCCCCGGCTGGACGGAACACAGTCCCTGGTCCTGGCGGCCGGCATGCTCGGTGCCACCGTGATGCCGCACGCGATCTGGCTGCACGGCGCGCTCGTCACGGACCGGCACGGGAAGTCGATCCGTTCCGAGAAGGGCAAGCAGCGAGTACTACGGGCCACCCGGCTGGACGTCGCCGTCGCGATGGCCCTGGCCGGCGCGGTCAACCTGGCCATGGTCGTGCTCGCGGCCGCCGCGTTGAAGGGCAGTGGCGCCGACTCGCTGGACGCCGCCCATGCGGCGATCGGTGACCGGCTCGGGGAGCTGGCAGCGCTGCTGTTCGCGCTCGCCCTGCTGGCGAGCGGTTTCGCCTCGTCCTCGGTCGGCACCTACGCCGGATCGGTGATTCTCGACGGCTTCTGGAAGCGGCACGTCCCGCTCGCGGTCCGGCGCCTGATCACCCTGGCGCCCGCGCTGCTCATCCTGGCGATCGGCATCGACCCGAGCCGGGCACTGGTGGTTTCGCAGGTCGTGCTGAGCTTCGGCATCCCGTGCGCGCTGTGGCCGCTGGTCAGACTCACCGCCTCCCGGCGCGTCATGGGCGACCTTGTCAACCGGTTGCCGACTACTCTCACCGCATGCCTGGTCGCCACCGCCGTCACGGCCCTCAACGTTGTACTGATCGTGCTGACGCTGCGCGGATGA
- a CDS encoding sensor histidine kinase: MARLRRPVISARLRIISWMLGVLVLALGAVVFMTWQVLAARADSAADKELGHEATKFRTYAASPAAAAYATPEKLLEHYLQLNQPNDSETFFSIVDGRPFRRGHGSPPARLDLDPAFVQRVAGATGPAYGWADSVAGKVRYAVLPVRTGTQPVRAQLVVLEFRDVLAKPSRDAARALAIIGAITLALAGGACWLVTGRVLAPIRQLRGTAEQIGESDLRRRIEVVGNDDVAQLAGTFNTMLDRLEVAFVAQREFADNAGHELRTPITVIRGHLELMGDDPVEQAETKALVLDELARMNRMVDDLLVLAKSDRPDFLAPAEVNLTELVVEVVAKARPLAERTWRVDETADVVIVADGQRLTQALMQLVSNAVRHTGDGDRIAVGARVAAGQVVLWVADSGTGIKAEDAERIFERFVRGDDQTRTEGAGLGLSIVRSIARAHGGDVRVVPQAGPGARFELTLPEVH; the protein is encoded by the coding sequence GTGGCCCGGTTGAGGCGGCCGGTGATCAGTGCCCGGCTGCGGATCATCTCCTGGATGCTCGGAGTGCTCGTCCTGGCACTGGGCGCCGTCGTCTTCATGACCTGGCAGGTGCTGGCGGCCCGCGCCGACTCCGCCGCCGACAAGGAGCTCGGGCACGAGGCGACCAAGTTCCGCACCTATGCGGCGTCCCCCGCGGCCGCGGCCTACGCCACTCCCGAGAAGCTGCTGGAGCACTACCTGCAGCTCAACCAGCCCAACGACTCCGAGACGTTCTTCAGCATCGTCGACGGGCGCCCCTTCCGGCGCGGCCACGGCTCGCCGCCGGCGCGACTCGACCTCGATCCGGCCTTCGTCCAGCGGGTCGCCGGCGCCACCGGACCGGCGTACGGGTGGGCCGACAGCGTCGCGGGCAAGGTCCGGTACGCCGTACTGCCGGTGCGGACCGGCACGCAACCCGTCCGGGCGCAGCTGGTGGTGCTCGAGTTCCGCGATGTGCTCGCCAAGCCGTCGCGGGACGCGGCGCGAGCGCTGGCCATCATCGGCGCGATCACGCTCGCCCTGGCCGGGGGCGCCTGCTGGCTGGTGACGGGCCGGGTGCTGGCGCCGATCCGGCAGTTGCGCGGTACGGCCGAACAGATCGGTGAGTCCGACCTGCGCCGCCGGATCGAGGTGGTCGGCAACGACGACGTCGCGCAGCTGGCCGGGACCTTCAACACGATGCTGGACCGGCTGGAGGTCGCGTTCGTGGCGCAACGGGAGTTCGCCGACAACGCCGGGCACGAACTGCGGACCCCGATCACGGTGATCCGCGGCCATCTGGAACTGATGGGCGACGACCCGGTGGAACAGGCGGAGACCAAGGCGCTGGTGCTGGACGAGCTGGCCCGGATGAACCGGATGGTCGACGACCTGCTGGTGCTGGCCAAGAGCGACCGGCCCGACTTCCTCGCGCCGGCCGAGGTCAACCTGACCGAGCTGGTGGTCGAGGTGGTCGCGAAGGCGCGGCCACTGGCCGAGCGGACCTGGCGGGTCGACGAGACCGCCGACGTGGTGATCGTCGCCGACGGGCAGCGGTTGACGCAGGCGCTGATGCAGCTGGTGTCGAACGCGGTCCGGCACACCGGGGACGGGGACCGGATCGCGGTCGGCGCGCGGGTGGCCGCGGGGCAGGTGGTGCTGTGGGTCGCCGACTCGGGCACCGGGATCAAGGCCGAGGACGCCGAGCGGATCTTCGAGCGGTTCGTCCGCGGCGACGACCAGACCCGGACCGAGGGTGCCGGGCTGGGGTTGTCGATCGTCCGCTCGATCGCCCGGGCGCACGGCGGCGACGTACGGGTGGTGCCGCAGGCAGGCCCGGGCGCGCGGTTCGAACTGACTCTCCCGGAGGTGCACTGA
- a CDS encoding SIMPL domain-containing protein codes for MDSGITVTGTGQTTAPADLLRLTLNVGHDAPDVAAAVRQVAERTDLVHAALRAQGVAADDIETSSVNVFPQYADGMSVAGYRASHSLTVTTRDLTGFGRLLNAAVDAAGNSLGLDQLQFDIADKQPLIEQARELAFRQASQKAAQLAELSGQSLGPIAAVAESYSHAPFQLQAAAGKASDAYASELSVTPGDQKIEVSLDVRWSWG; via the coding sequence ATGGACTCTGGGATCACTGTCACCGGGACCGGGCAGACCACCGCCCCGGCGGATCTGCTGCGGCTGACGCTGAACGTCGGGCACGACGCGCCCGACGTGGCCGCCGCCGTCCGGCAGGTGGCCGAGCGAACCGACCTGGTGCACGCCGCGCTGCGTGCGCAGGGGGTCGCCGCCGACGACATCGAGACCAGCTCGGTCAACGTCTTCCCGCAGTACGCCGACGGCATGTCGGTGGCGGGCTACCGGGCCTCGCACTCGCTGACCGTGACGACCCGGGACCTGACCGGCTTCGGGCGGCTGCTGAACGCCGCGGTGGATGCCGCAGGCAACAGTCTCGGGCTGGACCAGCTGCAGTTCGACATCGCGGACAAGCAACCGCTGATCGAACAGGCCCGCGAGCTCGCCTTCCGCCAGGCCAGCCAGAAGGCGGCCCAGCTGGCCGAGTTGTCGGGGCAGTCGCTCGGCCCGATCGCGGCCGTTGCCGAGAGCTACAGTCACGCGCCCTTCCAGCTGCAGGCCGCCGCGGGCAAGGCCTCCGACGCCTACGCCTCCGAGCTCTCCGTCACTCCGGGCGATCAGAAGATCGAGGTCTCCCTCGACGTCCGGTGGTCCTGGGGCTGA